The Aeromicrobium sp. Leaf245 genome includes a region encoding these proteins:
- a CDS encoding biotin carboxylase N-terminal domain-containing protein, translating to MTTLQTVLIANRGEIARRVVRACRTAGLRSVAVFTDLDAHALHVEEADEAVRIGSYLDVEEVVAAAVFSGSDAVHPGYGFLSENAAFARAVEAAGLVFVGPSPDVIELMGRKDRAREVAERAGVPVTPRYETDDVPADAYPVLVKAAAGGGGKGMHVVRRPEDLADAVATARREAASSFGDDTLLVEAYVEGGRHVEVQVFGDEHGTVVHLFERDCSAQRRHQKVVEEAPAPGLDPALRTLLHDSSLALCQEVGYVGAGTVEFLVADSPEGQTAYFLEMNTRLQVEHPVTEQVTGLDLVQWQLDVAAGLPLPLAQDEVTCTGHAVEVRVYAEDPYTGFLPQAGHVLDARWGSVDLPPTARHPRRAEVHASIEGEAVVSSAYDPMLAKLVAHGPDRDAAVDALLDVVDASAVEGIETNLGWVRRLVDSPEFRAGEVHTGWLDAYEGPLLERPSVAPEALRSAALLLGEADDESPFGRGDGWRSAGPPVPLTVHVAEPDGTTHDVVEDPGLAHADATARGRRVWATWQGQTWVLEAADAMRRSSVAAAGTADVVSPMPGAVVALDVAVGDAVTAGQRLGAVEAMKMELALVAPHDGTVTHVGAAVGDQVAMGHVVLHVEEDA from the coding sequence ATGACCACCCTCCAGACCGTCCTGATCGCCAACCGCGGCGAGATCGCCCGCCGCGTGGTCCGTGCGTGCCGGACCGCCGGCCTGCGCAGCGTCGCCGTCTTCACCGACCTCGACGCGCACGCGCTCCACGTGGAGGAGGCCGACGAGGCCGTGCGCATCGGCTCCTACCTCGACGTCGAGGAGGTCGTGGCCGCTGCCGTGTTCTCAGGTTCCGACGCCGTGCACCCGGGCTACGGCTTCCTGTCCGAGAACGCCGCCTTCGCGCGTGCCGTGGAGGCCGCCGGGCTCGTGTTCGTGGGTCCGTCGCCCGACGTCATCGAGCTGATGGGTCGCAAGGACCGGGCCCGCGAGGTCGCCGAGCGGGCCGGCGTTCCGGTGACCCCGCGGTACGAGACCGACGACGTCCCCGCCGACGCCTACCCGGTGCTCGTGAAGGCCGCGGCGGGCGGTGGCGGCAAGGGCATGCACGTGGTGCGCCGCCCCGAGGACCTCGCCGACGCCGTGGCCACCGCTCGTCGAGAGGCGGCGTCGTCGTTCGGCGACGACACCCTGCTCGTCGAGGCCTACGTCGAGGGCGGCCGCCACGTGGAGGTGCAGGTCTTCGGCGACGAGCACGGCACCGTCGTGCACCTCTTCGAGCGCGACTGCTCCGCGCAGCGTCGCCACCAGAAGGTCGTCGAGGAGGCGCCGGCCCCGGGTCTCGATCCGGCGCTGCGCACGTTGCTGCACGACTCGTCCTTGGCGCTGTGCCAGGAGGTCGGCTACGTCGGCGCGGGCACCGTCGAGTTCCTCGTCGCGGACTCCCCCGAGGGGCAGACCGCCTACTTCCTCGAGATGAACACGCGCCTCCAGGTGGAGCACCCCGTGACCGAGCAGGTGACGGGCCTCGACCTCGTGCAGTGGCAGCTCGACGTCGCGGCGGGCCTGCCGCTGCCCCTCGCGCAGGACGAGGTCACGTGCACCGGCCACGCCGTGGAGGTGCGCGTGTACGCCGAGGACCCGTACACCGGGTTCCTCCCGCAGGCCGGGCACGTGCTCGACGCGCGCTGGGGCTCTGTCGATCTGCCGCCCACGGCCCGGCACCCCCGCCGGGCCGAGGTCCACGCCTCGATCGAGGGGGAGGCGGTCGTCTCGTCGGCGTACGACCCGATGCTGGCCAAGCTCGTCGCCCACGGGCCCGACCGCGACGCCGCGGTCGACGCGCTGCTCGACGTCGTCGACGCCTCTGCGGTGGAGGGCATCGAGACGAACCTCGGCTGGGTGCGGCGGCTCGTCGACTCGCCGGAGTTCCGCGCCGGCGAGGTGCACACCGGCTGGCTCGACGCCTACGAGGGCCCGCTGCTGGAGCGGCCGTCGGTCGCGCCCGAGGCGCTGCGATCCGCGGCGCTGCTGCTCGGCGAGGCCGACGACGAGTCGCCGTTCGGTCGCGGCGACGGCTGGCGCTCGGCCGGTCCTCCCGTGCCGCTGACGGTGCACGTCGCCGAGCCCGACGGCACGACGCACGACGTCGTCGAAGATCCCGGTCTCGCGCATGCCGACGCGACCGCGCGGGGGCGCCGCGTCTGGGCCACCTGGCAGGGGCAGACGTGGGTGCTCGAGGCCGCCGACGCCATGCGACGCTCGTCGGTGGCGGCCGCCGGCACCGCCGACGTCGTCTCGCCCATGCCCGGTGCGGTCGTGGCGCTCGACGTCGCGGTCGGCGACGCGGTGACGGCGGGTCAGCGGCTCGGCGCCGTGGAGGCCATGAAGATGGAGCTCGCACTCGTCGCCCCCCACGACGGCACCGTCACGCACGTGGGAGCCGCCGTCGGCGACCAGGTGGCGATGGGCCACGTCGTTCTGCACGTGGAGGAGGACGCATGA
- a CDS encoding NAD(P)/FAD-dependent oxidoreductase translates to MTSAVVVGSGPNGLAGAVRLAQEGLDVTVLEAADRVGGGTRTSELTVPGVLHDECSAFHPMGVASPYLASLELERNGLRWLWPEVDLAHPLDDGRAGVVSRDMERTAASLGADARSWKKLFGPITRDFDDLLADVLRPVVHVPSHPLTLARFGLQAALPANVLVRRFDDEPARSLFMGVAAHVFGRLDTPLSASVGLMLGAAGHRYGWPVAEGGSGSIAAALVARLEELGGTVRTGVEVTSMGQLAEEIGTRPDVILLDTSPRGALGIVGDAIPPLVARQLRGYRYGPAAFKIDVAIDGEIPWTNDEVRRAGTVHVGGSAAEIVDAEGRTARGVMPDRPFVLLGQQHLADPSRSRDGINPIWAYAHVPHAWPGDATDLILGQVERFAPGFRDRVVQVVSKGTAQLEAGNANYVGGDIGTGANTWRQIPLRPRPTLDPYSLGVDGVYLCSAATPPGGGVHGMGGFNAAEAALRRL, encoded by the coding sequence ATGACGTCGGCGGTGGTGGTGGGCAGTGGACCCAACGGGCTCGCGGGCGCCGTGCGCCTGGCGCAGGAGGGTCTCGACGTGACCGTCCTCGAGGCCGCCGACCGCGTCGGCGGTGGGACGCGCACCAGCGAGCTGACCGTGCCCGGGGTGCTGCACGACGAGTGCTCGGCGTTCCACCCGATGGGCGTCGCCTCGCCCTACCTCGCGTCCCTGGAGCTCGAGCGGAACGGCCTGCGCTGGCTCTGGCCCGAGGTCGACCTCGCGCACCCGCTCGACGACGGTCGCGCCGGGGTGGTCAGCCGCGACATGGAGCGCACGGCAGCCTCGCTCGGCGCCGACGCGCGCTCGTGGAAGAAGCTGTTCGGCCCGATCACGCGAGACTTCGACGACCTGCTCGCCGACGTGCTGCGTCCCGTCGTGCACGTGCCGTCGCACCCGCTCACCCTCGCCCGCTTCGGGCTCCAGGCGGCCCTGCCGGCGAACGTGCTGGTCCGTCGCTTCGACGACGAGCCCGCCCGCTCCCTGTTCATGGGCGTGGCCGCGCACGTGTTCGGTCGGCTCGACACGCCGCTCAGCGCCTCGGTGGGCCTCATGCTCGGCGCCGCGGGCCACCGCTACGGCTGGCCGGTCGCCGAGGGTGGCTCGGGATCGATCGCAGCAGCGCTGGTCGCCCGTCTGGAGGAGCTCGGAGGCACCGTGCGCACCGGCGTCGAGGTCACGAGCATGGGCCAGCTGGCCGAGGAGATCGGCACCCGACCCGACGTGATCCTGCTCGACACCTCGCCGCGCGGCGCCCTGGGCATCGTCGGCGACGCGATCCCGCCCCTCGTGGCCCGGCAGCTGCGGGGCTACCGCTACGGTCCGGCGGCGTTCAAGATCGACGTGGCGATCGACGGCGAGATCCCGTGGACCAACGACGAGGTCCGCCGCGCCGGCACCGTCCACGTCGGCGGGTCCGCAGCCGAGATCGTCGACGCCGAGGGACGCACCGCGCGGGGAGTCATGCCGGACCGTCCCTTCGTGCTGCTCGGCCAGCAGCACCTCGCCGACCCCAGTCGCTCGCGCGACGGGATCAACCCGATCTGGGCGTACGCGCACGTCCCGCACGCGTGGCCGGGTGACGCGACGGACCTGATCCTGGGCCAGGTCGAGCGTTTCGCCCCCGGCTTCCGTGACCGGGTCGTGCAGGTGGTCTCCAAGGGCACGGCGCAGCTCGAGGCCGGCAACGCCAACTACGTGGGTGGCGACATCGGCACCGGCGCCAACACGTGGCGCCAGATCCCCCTGCGCCCCCGCCCCACGCTCGACCCGTACTCGCTCGGCGTCGACGGCGTGTACCTGTGCTCCGCCGCCACCCCGCCCGGCGGCGGCGTGCACGGCATGGGCGGCTTCAACGCCGCCGAGGCCGCCCTGCGGCGCCTCTAG
- a CDS encoding hydroxymethylglutaryl-CoA lyase: protein MTLPESPAAQGPAPLPMVVPEPGLPDRVTIYEVGPRDGLQNEKAVVPLEVKAAFVRRLVAAGLSVVEATSFVHPRWVPQLADAADLVEALREGPRFEHPVLVPNERGLDRALEAGCSHVAVFASATETFAAKNLNSALDAQMAMFEPVVRRAREAGADVRAYVSMCFGDPWEGPVDPDVVVRVGSDLLELGAVQLSLGDTIGVATAGQVGDLVRRFGAAGVGPERLALHFHDTYGQALANVHAGLQAGVTTFDAAAGGLGGCPYAQSATGNLATEDLVWFLTGLGIEHGVDLDALVATSSWMAEQLGKPPASAVVRALS, encoded by the coding sequence ATGACGCTCCCGGAATCCCCTGCCGCCCAGGGCCCGGCACCCCTGCCGATGGTCGTGCCAGAGCCGGGACTCCCCGACCGCGTGACGATCTACGAGGTCGGCCCTCGTGACGGCCTCCAGAACGAGAAGGCCGTGGTCCCGCTGGAGGTGAAGGCCGCGTTCGTGCGTCGCCTCGTCGCAGCCGGGCTGTCCGTCGTCGAGGCCACCAGCTTCGTCCACCCACGGTGGGTGCCGCAGCTGGCCGACGCCGCCGACCTGGTCGAGGCCCTGCGAGAAGGGCCTCGGTTCGAGCACCCGGTGCTCGTGCCCAACGAGCGCGGCCTCGACCGAGCGCTGGAGGCCGGGTGCAGCCACGTGGCCGTGTTCGCCAGTGCCACCGAGACCTTCGCGGCCAAGAACCTCAACAGCGCCCTCGACGCCCAGATGGCGATGTTCGAGCCCGTGGTGCGACGTGCCCGCGAGGCCGGCGCCGACGTCCGTGCCTACGTGTCGATGTGCTTCGGCGACCCCTGGGAGGGTCCGGTCGACCCCGACGTGGTCGTCCGCGTGGGCAGCGACCTGCTCGAGCTGGGTGCGGTGCAGCTGTCGCTCGGCGACACGATCGGCGTCGCGACCGCCGGCCAGGTGGGCGACCTCGTGCGTCGGTTCGGGGCGGCCGGGGTGGGGCCCGAGCGGCTGGCCCTGCACTTCCACGACACCTACGGCCAGGCCCTCGCCAACGTCCACGCCGGGCTGCAGGCCGGCGTCACGACCTTCGACGCCGCGGCCGGTGGCCTGGGCGGGTGCCCGTACGCGCAGAGCGCGACCGGCAACCTGGCCACCGAGGACCTGGTGTGGTTCCTGACCGGTCTCGGCATCGAGCACGGCGTCGACCTCGACGCGCTCGTGGCCACCAGCTCCTGGATGGCCGAGCAGCTGGGCAAGCCCCCGGCCAGCGCCGTGGTCCGCGCCCTGTCCTGA